ACCGTACTCATCCGTGCCGCAAATCAAGAGTGTGTTGTAGCCAGCAGAACGCGAGTAACGAGCATAGATATCAGCGGAGAGAACACAACCAATGATGTTGCCCAAATGTGGCACATTGTTGACATAGGGAAGCGCGGAGGTGATGAGCACGTTACGCTCACCGGGCTTGGGAAGAACAGTTCGCTCCTCCTTGATTTCCTTTGGAGCTGTGTAAGTAAAGGCAGCCTTTGCCGCGCTTATTTCCTCATTCGTAACAGTATCCGCCACCGTTGGCGTGGTATCCACAAGCAGTTTGCTTGCATCCGCCAGGCTGAGACGTTTTAATGGTACGTGATGCAAACCACCATAGCGATTTGACTGCTGAAGCGCATTAAAGCTGAGATCCTTCAGTGGCTGTTCGGCAAGAACTTCCTGCACTTCGGGAAGGGCTTTCACCCTCCCATACCAATCCCTCAGGTTGTCTACGTTCTGTGCACCTTTGAGTGTGCCATCGGGAGCAAGGAGCGACCAAATGGCGATGTCGGCGGCACTGGGTTTGTCGCCAGCCAGGTAGGGTGTAGCTTTCAGCTTGTCATCCAGCTTCTTGACCAGGGCATTCAGCACGGGCAGCGCGTTTGCGTCTGCCTTGTGGCCCACAGCCATGTGGTGGGCCAAAGCCGGGGCCAGCAACGTGGCAGACCATTCCAGCCACTGGGGGAGAGCACATACGGAAATTAGTTTAACCTTCAGGGGTCGTGGGCCAATAAGTAATTTTCGGAAGCCCTACCTCATCGCGCTGCTGCCCCTCGCCCACGAGAAGGTACTTGGCAATGGCCGCCGGCGAGAACAGACGCAATCCGTTTTCCAGCTCcaaagtgggcagcaccagcAAGTCCTTGTACTTGGCGTCTGCAATCAACAATAGTTATTGCATCAGAAATGAGTCATTTTAAGGGCATTCCCCAGAATTCGAAGGGAATCCGTGGCAGAACTCACCATTTAGGTTAACCAACTGCACCTGCACCGGCCGCTTGGCGAATTTGGCGAGCATTAACAGCTGCAGTCCCAGCGGGTTACCCTCATTCGTGTAGATTATCATTTTGCCGGGAGCGGACGCTAATTCTAATTCAATTTACGTGGCAAAAAGGGTTAAAAATCCAACCAAATTTTTGACGATGCCCACGAGAAACTATTATTTTGGTGATGGGACAGATGGAAAAGCTGTCACGCCGTCGGTTATGTTATCGATTACTTATCTATTTTATGTGGAAATAACTTTAGTAATTTTAAAGAAACAGTTGGCATTTAAGTAACAGGTAATATAGTAGGTCATATTTTTTTAGTATTGAATTTAATATGTCCAATTTAGACAAGACTAGTTATGATTGTAAATTGATAAGCCATATGATTTTCTGGCCATTTTTAGCTTTTTCCGCACCAGCGATAGTGTCATCACCAGCGGCCTGAAACAGCTGATTGGAAAAAAGGccaaattgtttatttacattGACAGCAAAAGATTGAGCTTGTAAttagtttaaatattttagtaatcCAATCTACCTAAAAAATGGGTGAACGCAAAGGACAAAACAAATACTATCCACCCGACTATGATCCAAAGAAGGGCGGTCTCAACAAGTTCCAGGGCACCCACGCCCTGCGGGAACGGGCCCGCAAGATTCACCTgggaatcatcatcatccgcTTTGAGATGCCCTACAATATCTGGTGTGATGGATGCAAGAATCACATAGGCATGGGCGTGCGCTACAATGCGGAGAAGACAAAGGTGGGCATGTACTACACTACGCCGGTTTTTAAGTTCCGGATGAAGTGCCACTTGTGCGACAACCACTTCGAGATCCAGACGGATCCCGGCAATTTGGACTATGTTATACTTTCGGGGGCTAGACGCCAGGAGAACCGCTGGGATCCCTTGCAAAACGAGCAAGTTGTACCGGAAACTAAGGAGGTACAAAAGCGTCTCTTCGACGATGCCATGTACAAGTTGGAGCATCaagccaaggatgccaagGCAGGGGCAGATGCCAGGCCCGTGCTCCAGAAGCTAGTGGAGCGCAACATGAGCGTATGGGATGACAGCTATATGGTCAATAGTCGCCTACGCGCCGAATTTCGCCAGCAAAAGAAAGAGATCAATGGCCAGCAGGAGCTGGATCGACAGTTGTTGGCCAAGAGCAGTTTGGACATTGCTCTTCTTCCGGAGAGTACACAGGATCGGGAGATGGCAGCCCTGATGAAGCTGCAGACGAAGTCAGCTCTGGAACGGGAATCCGAGCAGCGGTTGGAGCTGCTTATGCGTCCAGCGCTTCCCGGAGCAACAGTCACCACATTTGGTGGACTCAAGCGGCAAAAGGCTCTGAATACCCAGCTCCAAGTACAGGATCTGGGCATACGGCGTAGAAAGTTGGACGAGACTACATCTTCAGCCCCGAACGAAAAATCCCTGAGCTTAGTGGGGGATTACTCCTCATCAGACAATGATTCAAATGGCTGATTTTATAATgctttgtttataaataattaaatgattGTAAAAAACAGACTGTGTACAAATGAAAAGAGCCCTAATATAATCCGTCATTGGGATCCTCGGGTTCGGCGCCTTCATCCCCATTATCCTCATTAACCTCGACGGGTTCCTCGTTTATTTCACCATCTATCGTTTTGTAGAGCACCGCTTGAATGCGTTTGCACAACTCAACTAGCTGGTTGTTGTTGATCATGTCGTTGACCAGATCCTCGACCAGGCGCAGTTTGTTGTAGATCTGATTGCTGGCCTCCATGATGTCCTCTCGCTTCAGGCTTAGGTTCTTCATTTCATCAATCAGCTCTTTGAGCGCATCATCATTGGCGTTGACTGGAGATCGCTCCTTGGCAAATTGACGCGGCTTGATGGGCTTGGCCACCGGCGCATTAGCCAGCGACTTAATGTTCTCCAAGCCCGGAGCCTGCGAGTCGAAGAACTTCTTGAACCACTGCAGGAACTCAAAGTTGTCCTGGAAGCGTCCTTTTATCAGTCGATCGATTGGCACTGTTTTGTCCAGCTTCAAGCGATTGAAGGCTTCCTGGAAGAGCCTAAGATTGTGTAGATACTCGTGCTCCAGTTTGGCGGTCATCTTGACGCGCTTCAAGTTAATGCAGTTGGGAAAGATCATCTCCATCATCTGGCAGTAGGCAGCACCTGGAGAAGACCATGGAACCTAGCAGCATTGCCAAATTTTATGCCCTTTTATGGGTCTTACCTGAGCACAGCTCTTCGATCTTCTTGAAGTGACCTTGGACCATGTTGTTCACCCACTGGAGCATGTCGTGCCGGGACATATTCTCCGCATTCACGCTGGTTAGTGCCACAGTTAACTTTAAATCAGTCATTTTTTCGTGTTTCAGAAAATGTCACCCTTTTACTGTTACTCCTATTTTTTTTCTGCGTTTCTCCAAGTTTAAGTTTCTTTGTCTTCGAAACTTTATGGCTTACTCCTTGATCGTGGtataaatatttggttttATGAGCTTCTGGACCAGCCTGTATCTCACACAAATCCTGTATGCCAAATTTATAATAGTTTAATACTTCTATATATTCTTGACCATCTGTGCAGCCACTTTAACTCCGATTCCCGATTGTAATTTTCCAGGATCAGGGATGGGAGGTAACTTCGCGCGTGTACCTGGCCCTAAATCCAGGTACCCTTTTTAGTATTTTGTGTTTGCTGAtgtacattttaaaaataccgtTTAAGCTAAGAAATAAACTATGTTCCGGGATTATTCTTCTAAAAATTTAATCTATGCATTCTATTTTTAaactaaatacaaataatttgATTAATATGAAAAATATCCATAGAATTGTATCACTTCTTCTACTACTATTTCCATTTAAGTTATCTCTTTAAGTTATCGATACCAAATAGAAACCGatttttttgaaaaacaaTTAAGCCTTTATTGGAAGATATCTACAGAGTCTTAATTTTAAACTTACGTTCCACCGTTTTGACAAAGTCTATAAAGTCCTTGTATAAAACCTTTGGAACCTCCAGAGCGGCAAAGTGCCCGCCCTTTTTGTGGTAAGTGCTGTGCACTAGGTTCGGGTACTTATCCTTCAACTGGACATCCAGGAACTGCATAATGTCACTCTTGAAACGGGCACATCCAGTTGGCACTCGCGTGGGAACCCGCTCCAAGTGCAGGTCACGCTGTGCTTGGGCATACTGCTCTGCATAGAGACGCTGGGAGGTTGTGATTGAGTTGGTCAGGTAGTAGATCATCAGATTGTCCAGCAGGGCATCCATCTTGTAGCGCTTCGTGAGTCCTCCGTCCGGTAGAGATCGGTAGCTGGGATTCGTCCACGTGGAGAACTTCTCCAGGATGTAGGCGGCCAGACCAACTGGGTTATCGGTAAGGGCGGCTCCAATGGTGTCCGGCTTGGTCGCCTGGATGTGGAAGTAGCCACTCTCCTCCATCAGGTACCTCAGCTCGTTGGACTTGGGAAAGAAGAAATCTTCAAAGCCAGAGGGCACAAACAAACTGGGCCAAAATTCGGCCACTAAACCCTTAGCCAGCGACTTGGGACTCAAATTGTTGCACATGTTCGAGTGGTAGCCCAACACGTTCTCCGGATACAAGGTGGCAATGTTGCTGCCAATGATGCTGCCCCAGTCTCCACCCTGGATAAAGAATTTGTCGTATCCCAAACGCAGCATAAGATTCCTCATCATCACCGCCACTTGAGCGGGACCCAGACCCTTTCTGGAGGTGCCCTGCAGGATAAGAGACAGATAAGCCCATGATACACCAAGTAGATTGGACAAAACGCACTTGTGACCAGCCATAACCAGGTAAACTGGGAACAACCACGTTGAAGATGTACTTGTTGTTCTTGTCCAGGTTGGTCTGATGCAGCAAATGGATGAAATCGTAGAACTCCCGCACCGATCCCGGCCATCCGTGGAGCAGCAACACCGGATAGTGTTTCTTACCCACTTTGTTGTCATCATAAACCATCAGGTGGAGGAAGTGTGTGCGTAGCCTAAAAACCCATCATTACTATCTGTGGATATGATAAGTGGGCACCTTATCTTACCCCTGAATATCGGTGGTGAAGTGGTTGAACTGCCAAAGGAACACTTCGCGTTCGCGCCAACGCGGCAGGTAGTCATCGCGCCAGTACTCCACGATCTCCCTGAGGTAATCCGTATTGAATCCGTACTCAAAAGCCACGCCCTCGAGCGGAGGCGTAAGGCGGAGGGTGCGATTGAGACGCTCTTTTAGATCAGCAATGGTCTGTAGATGATATGTGtgaatatataatatataatattatatagaCCCACTCACCTTATCCGGATAACTAAGCCTATTGCCTATCACCTCCGAACTGTTCTGCAAATAGGCCTCGTAATCCTTGGGCTGCGCCTCATCGCCCCACCACTCCTGTGGATCCAACTTTGGTGCGGGCAAGTCCGCCCATAGCTGGGTCACATTCCTATAGACCAACCCACCGGCAACCGCCAGTATCAAGACCAGAATTTTAACAGTGACACCCATCTGTTCCTATCAGCGGTTCCACTCAGACTGCCTCGGATTGCAGCTACGATTCCACTGATTCTACCATATCATCGTGGGCACAGCTCTCGTTTTCGACGCTCATGATGATAAGCGACTTTGAGTGACCACCCTACGCCGATCAGTTGGGGCTTATCGCGGGTTTACTTTGGACTCGACTCCACTGAGACGGAGAAGCGGCTTTCCACATCGGGGATGACTCGAATGAATCGGCTTGTTTATTTACTCCACAAAGCTTCCATGCCGGTTTTTTGTTTGAAGCTTTTTCGGGGAAAGACCGGAGGGGTttgttgtatgtatgtactatATGTATAAAGAATGAAACCCGCgaattatttatgtattttgcGACGCAGCTGGGCTTCCAGATTGGGTAAAAAATACCCCTTACGTTCGAAATACACTGGGGTAGACTGGACATGTGTGAGATATTTGTTGGTAAGTAGAACCAGATGTTCATTTTATTGATAATACACTACTGCCATTTAGTTAAGTAATAATCCAACTTATTACATGATTCCTTATAAAGGGTACACCAATGTCGACTATAGCCCATGGGCATAAGTTACGTAACGTCGTTCCGAGCTTagatatatcatatatatgtacttatgAAAGCAAACACACACTGCCCTTTTGCTCGACACTCGTGTATTCCAAACAAAAAACTCTTCAACTTTCGGTTTTCAAAGCAGATAAGGCAAATACAATCACCAAGTcgatttgatttaattttcgCAACAAACATTCGTTCAAGAATCACAATGAAAATGTACAATGGACTCCTATAACTAATGATAAACAAATTCTTTTAGGAGAAATTAGCTTTCTGGACAAAAGACACAAAGTCGTCGTACAGCTGCTGGGGCAGCTCAAAAGCGGGGAAGTGACCTCCATCCCGGTGGTGGCTACTGTGCACCAGATTGGGGAACTTGTTGGCCAAAACCGAGTCGGAGACATGTATAATCTCGTGGGCGAAACGGGTGCAGCCAGCCTTGGCCTTGATGGGCAAGGAGTCCACGGCCAGTGCAAGCTGCGAAGCAACCATTGATTCGGAATACAGACGCATGGAGGTGGTAATGGAGTTGGTCACGTAATAGATCATCACATTGTCCAAAAGCTGATCGTAGGTGAATCTCTTGGTCAGACCGCCGTCAGGAAGCGATCTAAATCCCGTATTCGTCCACGTTGAGAACTTCTCCAGTATATAGCTGGCCAGACCAGTTGGATTGTCGATCAAAGCGTTGCCGATGGTATCTGGCTTGGAGGCCTGAATGTGGGCATAGCCCATCTCCTCCATTATGGTGCTGAACAAGTGACCGAGTCCCTTGTAGAAGTCCGCATACTCGCTGTCCACAAACCAGCTGGGGAAGAAGGAGGCCAACACCATCTTCAACTGACCCATAGGGCTGTTGTTTCCGCACATATTGGAATGATAGCCCAACACGTTCTCCGGGAAAAGTGAGGCTACGTTGGATCCGATTATGGAACCCCAATCGCCACCCTGCACCAGGAACTTATCGAATCCCACTCGGAGCATCAGGTTGCGCATCACCACCGCCACTTGGGCCACACCGAATCCAGTTTTTGAAGAGCCCTGAAGTTGgagaaatataatataagtaatttttcaatttgtaATTTGGGGAAGGGTGGCTTATAACTTGTCTACCTAAGTGCTATATATTAATGTCAGAGAAAGAGATAAGTTTTATAGCTTATGGCTTTTGGAGAATATAGCCTAACTTGGTTAGCAATTTCTTGTTGCCCATTTGGAAACAAATCTAACCTGGGACCATCCGTAGCCGGGCAGACTGGGTGCAATAACCTCGAAGACGTAGTCGCTCTTATCACTGGGCGTGGTCAGGAGAGGGATGAAGTCGTAGAATTCGCGAACCGTTCCCGGCCATCCGTGCATCAGAAGCAGAGGCAGAACCTTCTTGGGTTTCTGGCCTTTCACCTGGCTTGGCTTGGCATGAATAAAGTGAATTTTTAAACTgcaaaaaaaatggaaaaacattTGGGGTTAACTTTTCAGGTTAATGTGCAAAAGCAGGCCACTAATTTAGCGTGGAACACTTTGGATTTCCATAAGTACTGCCGCGCACTCACCCCTGAATCTCCGTTTGGTAGTGATCCAGCTTCTTGAGATACTGCTCCCGTTCGCTCCACTTGGGCAGATATGTATCGCGCCAGTATTTCACCACCTTGGCCAGTTCGTTGGCATTGAACCCGTATTGGAAGCCCACACCCTCCAGTGGCGCCTGCGCTTTCAAAGGACGACTCAGCTGACTGATAAGATCCTCAATAACCTTTGGTAAGAAGTGATGAAGGATTATTAGAAAAAAGAtcaaatataagtttaaataGTATTAATTTGtacaaattattataaattccGTATAATTAATGATACTTGCATACCAGCATGATTcgaaatatttgcatttactatacatacatacgtttATTTGCATATCATACTGATTTGattatttgcatttatatatgtacatatatatatgtctaTTGATTTACCTCTGGCTTTACGCTGATGTCGAAGGGTAGGATGGCCTTGTTCTCCCGATAAGGTTCCTTCAAAGTTGGACCCCAGTAGGCGTTGTTGTCCAGATCGGGTCTCTTGCCGGGCGCCGAAAGATCACGATAGTTCTTATAGCCAACGGCCACCAGGATGGTCAGAGCTCCGACCAGGATCCGTGCCCAGATGTTCGCCATGGTGTGTCTATACTATattctatatacatatattttatatatacagATCGCAAACTGCGCAACTGCTCGCTTACGATCGTCGAGCACAAATGATTTGTAAAGCGCAGCTACCGGCAAACAAAAGCTTTTTGTCGGCTTGTGGATTTCAAGTGGATCGTATTCTACACTGCAATGCAATGCGAGCATGATTGGGCAAATAATTTGAGAATTTCGGCGAGCTTTTAGCAACAAATTGACGAAGAGCAATTTTTGTACTTAAGGCTTACATTTAGTTTAGGAAGATGATCAAGCAGTTCCATTTATCAGTGGGTCAATTCGCGAAAGTAGAGTGAACAAGAAACGATTCATGCTGAGaattaaattgttaaattaaGTAATAATAATTGCCAACACGCGGAGCCCTTATATACAATCGATAGTATTTAATTATTTCGCGGTCAATTACAAAAACGAATTACAAACAATTAGTTATTAACCATAcctattatttatatttattagtttttcAACGAAATGTAATCCGACAAGATACTGAGTTACATTTAAGCCCAGATACCCTATTCGATTTATAGAACTTTCGTTTTGGTAGGCACTGTATAtagataatatttattaataaatatataaccACTTGCCACTAACAGTTCTTATCGACTGATATTCTGAATATTGTTAAATTTTGCTGAAAGAAAATTAAGTACTATAAAGCGAAAAACCATCATATTTTCTTACCAAATATAATCCTATTAACATCTTGACCCTCAGCCACTGCAGtctaattaaacaaaattttatCTTACGCCCTTCCCCTCCTTCCCTTGCCCATCCACATTTGTTAACTAATATGTAACCACGTTATGGTGGTACTGAGGTGGTCCCAATCACCTTACTGCCAACTGCACTTAAAACACGTGACCTCCTGTCGGGTTGCTAATTTAAAGGCTATCTCATGTGCCTCCCGATTCCCAAGCCAAAGTACAAAATCCGTTTGGTAATTATACTAAAACAGTTTATTTCCTCTTCTCACCGTGTAGGCCAATCTTTCCCACAAAGGCGGTGAAGTCATTGAACAACATGGCCGGCATCTCCAGGGCGGCAAAGTGGCTGCCCTGCTGGAAGTACATCGAGTGGGTCAGGTTGGGGAACTTGTCCCTTAGCTGCCAGTCAGTCACCGAGGCCAGATCGAACCGGAAGCGGGCACAGCCCATGGGAACCGGGGACTGCACACGATCCAGCTGGAGATCCCTGTACGCCTTGGACACGTTCTCCAGGTAGAAACGAGCCGCCGTCGTGGCCGAGTTGGTCAGGTAGTAGACCATCAGGTTGTCCAGCACAGCCTCCAAGCCGAAGACAGTGACTATGGCGCCAaagtcctgctgcaggccggGATTCGTGCAGGTCTGGAACTTCTCGAGGATATAGGAGGCTAAGCCGACGGGACTGGAGGTCAGAGCCGCTCCAATTGTATCCGGCTTGGTGGCCTGGATGTGGAAGTAACCGCTCTCCTGCAGCAGATCCAGCCATTTGTCCCACACGGGGAAATGATGATCCACAAAGAATCTGGAGGGCAGGTACTTCTCCGGGAAGAAGCTGCCGTAGATTCCCTTTAGAATGGCCAGTGGCGAGTGCAGAACGCACATGTTCGAGTGGTAACCGATAACGTTCTCCGGATACAAGGTGGCCAAGTTGCTGCCAATGATGCTGCCCCAATCTCCGCCTTGGATGAAGAACTTCTTGTGGCCCAGACGCAGCATCAGGTTACGCATCACAGTGGCCATTTCAGCGGCATTAAATCCGGGACGCGTGGCAGCCTAaagttataattataattattaaaatttagaAATGAATTATCCTGCTACTTAATTCAACTGATAAACAAATAACACTCACATCGGACCATCCGTAGCCCACCAGGGAAGGTGCCACGACCTCAAAGGCGTAATCCGTGATGTTTGAGTGCTTGGTGAGCATGGGTATAAAGTCGAAGAACTCGCGCACCGATCCTGGCCAGCcgtggagcaggagcagaggATACACGTGTTTCTTTTCCTTAGCCTCCTCCGATACCTTCTCGTGAATATAGTGAATATTCAAGCTGCGGAGGTATTACATTTTTAGCATGACATTCATATGAAAAAAAGGCACTTTACCCACCCCTGAATTTCGGTCTTGTACTGCTTGAACGAGTTGAACAGCTCCTGGCGCTCATCCCACTTGGTCAGGTAGTTGTCCCGCCAGTAGTCCACAAACTGCTGCAGCGCGTAGGTATTGAATCCGTACTCGAAGGCGATCCCGTCCAGCGGTTCGGTGAGTCTCAGCGTGCGGTTGAGTTCCTTTCGCAGATCATCGATCTCGGATTGCGGCACCTGCAGTTTGAACTCGTAGATCTTGTTGTCGGGCACAAAGTCCTTAACATCGCCAGGACCCCAGTACGTGTCATCCTTGAACTCCGGCTTGGGCAGGGGCTTGGTCAGATCCGTGAATACCACGTAGCCATAGCCCACGAAGGCACCAAACAGGGCCACAATCAGACCAAACACTATCAGGCACTTCATTCTGGCCACAGGCGCAATTAGCTCCTCCACTCGTTATGAATTTAAATGAGCCACCTCGTAGCTCCCAGAAGAGATAATGGCTTGTGATTCCGAACCCGAATCCGGAACAAAGACGACCGTGCACCCAGAAAGCCGCTAAAGAACTGACTGCCGGCGCATATACTCATTCCCCGAATTGTCTCGCAAAGCTCTATCGAAATTCGCTGTCGCCGTTATAGTATATGTATGTTcgtataatatttataaattcgTTTAGATAGCGCTGGCTATCGTGCACCGTGGTTCACAATATGCTCTGTCACCTTGATCGTTGCTCCATATGTTCGGTTATAATGGTCGTCTGCTCGCAGTTCAAAGGTTTGGTTTGCTAGTTAGTATCAGTAAGttgaaataaatatgtaattaCATTAagtacaaatatatttaaatgtcGTTAAATCTTTGTGCTTTATAATATATAACTATACAACTTCCTAGTAAATATAAACTATATTTTTAACGCCTTTgctaatttattattatatttctaGCATTTTCTAAATGACTCAACCCCAAGGTGCACTGCGGTTAGTCTGCCTGGTACTGGGTTACTTGCCCGCGTCTGCACCTTGAATGGCCCATTGATTTCCGAGCGAGATAGGGTGACCCATACATAAGTACCATATGAGACAAGTGCGATGGTGACTTGGGAATAGTCCCAGCTACTTATAGGCCACCATTATCTTATCGAACTTATTTATTGGTAAGCGCTACGCCGGCAACTGATCATAAATCTCAGCCCTTCTGCCACTGATGATGTGGCTgccaaaaatgaatgaaatgaagTCGGCCGATCAGAAGGCCACGTGGCACCTATCACTATCTAAATACAGTTCTAGTAATTCTATTTTACATCTAATGGCCAATCAAAGCAAAACCATTTGGCTTCTATCCTCAAATCTACCCAAACTGCGGTGTCATGTGAGAACGGATCAACCGTTGGCCGCACTTCTTAGGCAAAAATATGCAAAGGCATTTGGAGTTGCTACTGAGACTGTGATCCTGGCCTTCGATGGGCAGAAAATCCAGGAGGAGGATACATTTGACTCCTTGGCCATGGAGGATAATGACATCATCGATGTTGTAGAAGAATGTTAGTGCTCGAAGACTATGAAGCCAAGTTAATAGAGTGGGAGTGAAGTACTAGGGGTCAGCAGGCGACATATTGTACACTGAAAATATTGgataaaaattgtaaatagAAACTCAAACGCAAATATACACATAGCTTTGGTAATATATTGTCTAAATTTTACACATTTCTATTTCTGGGTGCATCAAGGGACGGGGATAATTCGCATAAATTGTAAGGGCACCAATAATGCTGTCGACATGCAACTATATCAAAAGGACTCAAGGGGCAAGGAGACTcgaaaaaaccacaaaagtgCCGCCAAACATGCAAGACAGCCAAAAGGGGGCGTGGTTGGTACGCCGTGGCAAAAACAATGATGGGAAACGTAATTCGAGCGAAATTAACGCAATTACCGTGCCGCAGTCAAAGGATTCAAATTCACTTCCATTCGATGCACTGCAGCTGaaaaacatacaaaaaatAAGACTAAAGTTTGTTCGCGTGCCGCAAAAAACAAATCGCATTGATACTTGGAAGCGTGTCAAAGCTGCCACCTCCGGGGGAAATGGAGAGGTTCCTATTCCGGACCCGAATCGCGGACCATTAATGCCGGCTCCGTCGGGCTAATTCCCATTTTATTGAGTGCTCCAGTTACGGCCAAAGTTTGGCACCAACGCTGCCATTGGCAACCGCCTCGCCCTCGAAGGGGGGGCGTGGTCTTAATGGTCGCAATTAGTTTTTCATCCAGCTGACACGCACTTGTCGTAAAAGTCCATTGAACCTGACGCTAAATTGATTTCCCTTGGGGGCGGGCCTGGAAAAGTTATTCAGCATGTTTTACCTgctaaaaaaatatactatttataaacaaaatcgTAGGTAAACTATGCCAGATCGATCAAATCAGCGTTGGTTTGTC
This genomic interval from Drosophila mauritiana strain mau12 chromosome 2R, ASM438214v1, whole genome shotgun sequence contains the following:
- the LOC117137301 gene encoding coiled-coil domain-containing protein 130 homolog yields the protein MGERKGQNKYYPPDYDPKKGGLNKFQGTHALRERARKIHLGIIIIRFEMPYNIWCDGCKNHIGMGVRYNAEKTKVGMYYTTPVFKFRMKCHLCDNHFEIQTDPGNLDYVILSGARRQENRWDPLQNEQVVPETKEVQKRLFDDAMYKLEHQAKDAKAGADARPVLQKLVERNMSVWDDSYMVNSRLRAEFRQQKKEINGQQELDRQLLAKSSLDIALLPESTQDREMAALMKLQTKSALERESEQRLELLMRPALPGATVTTFGGLKRQKALNTQLQVQDLGIRRRKLDETTSSAPNEKSLSLVGDYSSSDNDSNG
- the LOC117137302 gene encoding microtubule-associated protein RP/EB family member 1, whose translation is MTDLKLTVALTSVNAENMSRHDMLQWVNNMVQGHFKKIEELCSGAAYCQMMEMIFPNCINLKRVKMTAKLEHEYLHNLRLFQEAFNRLKLDKTVPIDRLIKGRFQDNFEFLQWFKKFFDSQAPGLENIKSLANAPVAKPIKPRQFAKERSPVNANDDALKELIDEMKNLSLKREDIMEASNQIYNKLRLVEDLVNDMINNNQLVELCKRIQAVLYKTIDGEINEEPVEVNEDNGDEGAEPEDPNDGLY
- the LOC117136662 gene encoding juvenile hormone epoxide hydrolase 1, coding for MGVTVKILVLILAVAGGLVYRNVTQLWADLPAPKLDPQEWWGDEAQPKDYEAYLQNSSEVIGNRLSYPDKTIADLKERLNRTLRLTPPLEGVAFEYGFNTDYLREIVEYWRDDYLPRWREREVFLWQFNHFTTDIQGLRTHFLHLMVYDDNKVGKKHYPVLLLHGWPGSVREFYDFIHLLHQTNLDKNNKYIFNVVVPSLPGYGWSQGTSRKGLGPAQVAVMMRNLMLRLGYDKFFIQGGDWGSIIGSNIATLYPENVLGYHSNMCNNLSPKSLAKGLVAEFWPSLFVPSGFEDFFFPKSNELRYLMEESGYFHIQATKPDTIGAALTDNPVGLAAYILEKFSTWTNPSYRSLPDGGLTKRYKMDALLDNLMIYYLTNSITTSQRLYAEQYAQAQRDLHLERVPTRVPTGCARFKSDIMQFLDVQLKDKYPNLVHSTYHKKGGHFAALEVPKVLYKDFIDFVKTVERKFKIKTL
- the LOC117136663 gene encoding juvenile hormone epoxide hydrolase 1, which produces MANIWARILVGALTILVAVGYKNYRDLSAPGKRPDLDNNAYWGPTLKEPYRENKAILPFDISVKPEVIEDLISQLSRPLKAQAPLEGVGFQYGFNANELAKVVKYWRDTYLPKWSEREQYLKKLDHYQTEIQGLKIHFIHAKPSQVKGQKPKKVLPLLLMHGWPGTVREFYDFIPLLTTPSDKSDYVFEVIAPSLPGYGWSQGSSKTGFGVAQVAVVMRNLMLRVGFDKFLVQGGDWGSIIGSNVASLFPENVLGYHSNMCGNNSPMGQLKMVLASFFPSWFVDSEYADFYKGLGHLFSTIMEEMGYAHIQASKPDTIGNALIDNPTGLASYILEKFSTWTNTGFRSLPDGGLTKRFTYDQLLDNVMIYYVTNSITTSMRLYSESMVASQLALAVDSLPIKAKAGCTRFAHEIIHVSDSVLANKFPNLVHSSHHRDGGHFPAFELPQQLYDDFVSFVQKANFS
- the LOC117137863 gene encoding juvenile hormone epoxide hydrolase 1, translating into MKCLIVFGLIVALFGAFVGYGYVVFTDLTKPLPKPEFKDDTYWGPGDVKDFVPDNKIYEFKLQVPQSEIDDLRKELNRTLRLTEPLDGIAFEYGFNTYALQQFVDYWRDNYLTKWDERQELFNSFKQYKTEIQGLNIHYIHEKVSEEAKEKKHVYPLLLLHGWPGSVREFFDFIPMLTKHSNITDYAFEVVAPSLVGYGWSDAATRPGFNAAEMATVMRNLMLRLGHKKFFIQGGDWGSIIGSNLATLYPENVIGYHSNMCVLHSPLAILKGIYGSFFPEKYLPSRFFVDHHFPVWDKWLDLLQESGYFHIQATKPDTIGAALTSSPVGLASYILEKFQTCTNPGLQQDFGAIVTVFGLEAVLDNLMVYYLTNSATTAARFYLENVSKAYRDLQLDRVQSPVPMGCARFRFDLASVTDWQLRDKFPNLTHSMYFQQGSHFAALEMPAMLFNDFTAFVGKIGLHGEKRK
- the LOC117136819 gene encoding small ubiquitin-related modifier — translated: MANQSKTIWLLSSNLPKLRCHVRTDQPLAALLRQKYAKAFGVATETVILAFDGQKIQEEDTFDSLAMEDNDIIDVVEEC